The nucleotide sequence GCGAAGTGGGTTTTGTTTTTCTGACCGCCATGGGTCGTCCTCCCAATTGAATATGCCGCGACCGAAATCGCGACAAGATGCCTATCTAGTTAAAACCTTGCCTGTCTATACGCCGTCGAAGAAATCAATGCGCGCGCCGGGAGCCAGGGTGACCATGGCCTTTTTCCAGTCGCGGCGTTTGCCCAGAACTTTTCCGCGGCGTTTGAACTTGCCATTGACCGTGGAGGTCCGCACGTCCAACACCTTGACCTTGAAAATCTTTTCTATGGCCCGGGCGATCTCAACCTTGTTGGCTTTCTTGTCCACCTCAAAGGTGAGCTGGTTGTTT is from Desulfatibacillum aliphaticivorans DSM 15576 and encodes:
- the rplW gene encoding 50S ribosomal protein L23; amino-acid sequence: MNVYEIIRRPVVTEKSTIQKEENNQLTFEVDKKANKVEIARAIEKIFKVKVLDVRTSTVNGKFKRRGKVLGKRRDWKKAMVTLAPGARIDFFDGV